From Arcobacter arenosus:
AGATTATAGATATAAAGCAAATAGTGAGATTGCATTATTAAGGTTTACAAGTGAAAATACTTATAATTGAAGATGATGAGAAGATAGTAAATTTTTTAAAAAAAGGTTTACAAGAAGAATCATATAGTGTTGATTATTCATTAAATGGTGATGAGGGAATTTATCTAGCAAGTGTTAACACTTACGATTTAATTTTACTTGATATTATGATTCCTATTAAAGATGGAATTGAAGTTTGTAAAACCCTAAGGGAAGAGAAAATCAATACTCCAATTATTATGTTAACGGCAAAGGATAGTATTGAAGATAAGGTAAAGGGCTTAGATATTGGAGCAAATGACTATATCTCAAAACCTTTTTCTTTTAGTGAATTACTTGCAAGGATTAGAGTTCAATTAAGAAATAGTAATAATCTAGTTTCAACAACACTTCAAATAGCTGATTTAAAATTAGATTTATTAAAAAAAACAGTAACTAGAAATGAAGATAAAATTATTCTAACTGCAAAAGAGTTTTCATTATTAGAATTTTTAATAAGAAACCAAAATAAAGTTTTATCTGAAACAGTAATAAGTGAATCCCTAAGTAGTTTAGATGATGATAATATAAGCAATATTATAAATGTTTATATTTATAGACTAAGAAATAAAATCGACAAACCCTATGAAAAAAAACTTATAAAAACAATTAGAGGAATGGGATTTAAAATAAGTGATGAATAATTTATCTATCAAAAAAAAACTATTAATATATAATATTCTAATACAAATTATCATCCTTGGAGTCTTTTCTTTCTCTTTATATAAGACATTAGAAATTTCTAGTTTAGATAAAATCAAATCTACTCTTAAAATTGTTCTCTTAGATGTAGTTGATGATATTATTGACCATAAAGATGATTTGACCAAAGATATATTCCATGAAGAGATAGAATATAAATTTAAACCTTTATTTATTAGACTTCTTCAAGTAGATGAAAAAGTTACTAAAATAAATGGTACTAAATTTCCTGATATTTTTAAATATGATATAAATAAACTTCATAGTTTAAAAAAAGATATTATCTATTTTGAAAGAAATGATACATATGTTTTATCAAAAATGAAAATCACTTTAGATGAAAAAACTTATGTAGTAGAAGTAGCAACTGACTATAGAGTCCTAAATTCAACCTTTGAAAATCTTTTTTATATTTTAATCTTTATTGTTCCCATAATCTTAATATTTTCCATAATTGGAGGATACTTCCTAATCCATAAATCTTTTTTACCAATAGAAAATATTCTTGTTAGTCTTAAAGATATAAGTGCAAAAGATTTATCAAAAAGGCTTGAAATAAATAATAATAAAAAAGATGAAATTGATTTATTAAGACAAGAGATAAATAATCTTTTATCAAGATTAGATAATTCCTTTGAAAAAATTAGTCAATTTTCTTCAGATGCATCCCATGAATTAAAAACACCCCTAACAATTATAAGAGGTGAAATAGAAATAGCCTTAAGAAAAGATAGAGATAAAGATGATTACAAAAAAACATTGTCCACTTGTTTAGATGAAATATTATCAATTCAAGAGACTGTAAATGATTTACTTTTTTTAGCAAAAAATGAATTTTCAACTGAAAATATCGACACAGTAATATATTTAGATGAGATAGCTATTGATTCAAAAAAAGAGCTTGAGAATTTTGCTAAAACGAAAGATATTCAACTTATATTAGAAATTAATGAGCCACATGAGATAAAAGGAGAAGCCAAGCTTTTAAAAATTGCACTAAAAAATATAATTAAAAATGCTATCATTTTTAGTCATGATAAATCTAAAGTCTTAATCAAAAATTATATATTAAATGATAAAATAATAATCGAAGTTGAAGATTTTGGAATAGGAATAGATAAAAATAATTTAAAAATGATATTTGAGAAGTTTTATCGTGTAGATAAAAGTAGAAATAAACATAGTGGTGGAACTGGATTAGGATTATCTATTAGTGAAAAAATTATCTCTTTACATAATGGTAAAATTGAAGTAGAGAGTACTGAAAACAAAGGAACAAAATTTAAACTTCTCTTTCATAGATAAAGGGGTTTTAAATGCATATTAAAAATAAAGTAAAGTATAGTTTTTTATTAATTACAATCCTTATATTAATGATTTTTATAGCAAACAGCATAATTTTATACCAAATAAATGAAAATGAAGAATCTAAAAAAAATATCACAAAACTAATTTTACTGCAAGAAAATATGACCTCATTGACAAAAGATATTATAATATCTCAAAATGAGGCTAGATTAAAACAAATCGAGACAAGATTTATTAATTATGAAAAAGAGTTTGAAACTTTACATTATATGCTAATCAATGATACACAAAAAGATTTTATTGATTATGTTTTAAAGGATATGCATCAAGAAAAAAGTGTTCTTAATCAGTTAAATATTTTAGCAACAAATGAAAAACAAATTGAAACATCCTTTGAAACCCTCTTTCAATTACAAAGAGAAAAAATAAAATTAAATAATGAATTTATAGAAACATACCCTTTAGAAAATCGTTTACGAAATAAACTAGAAGATTTTATATTAGAGAAAAAAGATTTTAATCTACTTAAAAACTTTTCTGATATCAAGTATTATAGTAAAGAGGTACTTTTTCAAAAAAAATCTACTCAATATCTAAATAAATGGCTTGATAAAGTAGATAGTTTAGGTGTTTTTCTAAAAAATAAAGATTTAGAATCTTACAAAATAGTAATTAAACAATTAGGTGAAAATGCTATTAATTCTAAAAAACTACAATTAAAACAACAATCAGTTCAAGATAAAATATATAATTCATTAAAACAAAACAAAAATATAAATGAAAAAATTCAAAATGATATTGACCTCTTATCAAAAGAATTTTTGACAACCATTAGGTCATTTATAACTTTTATTTTATTTTTTACCTTAGCTTTTATAATCTATTTATCTATCAAAGTTAATAAAAATGTCGCATTAACCGTTGATGAAATTGAAGAAAAAGTACAAAATGGATTAAAGAAAATAAAAAAACTTAACAATGAAATAGAAGATACACAAAAAGAAGTTATTTTCACAATGGGTGCAATAGGTGAAAGTAGATCAAAGGAAACAGGAAATCATGTTAAAAGAGTTGCTGAATACTCAAAACTTTTTGCCTTATATTATGGATTAGATAAAAAAGAAGCTGAGATGCTAAAAATGGCTAGCCCAATGCATGATATAGGAAAAGTTGCTATTCCCGATGCCATTTTAAATAAACCTGGAAGATTTGATGACAATGAAAGAGAGATAATGAACACCCATGCACAATTAGGTTATGAGATGTTAAAACACTCAAAAAGACCTCTTTTGAAAATGGCCGCAACAATCTCAAAAGAGCACCATGAAAAATGGGATGGTTCAGGTTATCCAAATGGTTTAAAAGAAGAAGAGATAAATATTTATGGACGAATAACTGCCATTGCAGATGTATTTGACGCTTTAGGAAGCGATAGATGCTATAAAAAAGCTTGGGATGATGAAAGGATTTTTAAACTATTCAAAGAAGAAAAAGGTAAACACTTTGACCCAAAACTTGTTGATATCTTCTTTGAAAATTTAGATGAATTTTTAGCAATAAGGGAAAAATTCAAAGACACTATTACAACTACATCTATTTAGATTTAGTTAAAAATAAAAGCCCACTAATAGTTATAATTAATCCAAGCCAACCTATTGTATTTGGGAAACTACCATCTAAAAATAAAACTTCTCCAAATAAAGCAAAAAATACCGAACCACATTGTGTGGCATCCACAAGCATAAGTTTTGTTGTTGTATTTGCATGATTCCTTGCATATAAAAAAAGTGTTGTAGCAACAACTCCTGAAAGTATAGAAACTAAAGCTACACTAATAAACTGTCCTGAACTTGGGGGCGTTGGATTTATAAAAAAATATAAAATCAACCAAAAAGGTGAACTTCCTAAAATAAGTAAAAAAACCTTTGCAAAACTATTATTTAATACATGAATATTCACACCTTCTTGTTCTTTTTTTATTTTTCTCTCCCAAACCAATTGATTACCAGTGGGGTAAGAAAAAGCTGCTATTAAAATTGGGATTGAACCTAAAAGAAGTTTATCTAGATTTGATAAATCAAAATGACTAAGATTTACTAGTGTTACTCCAATAAAAACAACAAGTGTAAAAAACCATATCTTTTTTGATAACTTTTTACCAAAAAAAGTAAGTACAAAAAGTGAGGCTAAAATAGTCATTTGCCAAGTTGTTGCAACTACCCAAGCAGGGGAAAAATCTGCAGCATAACAAATAAGTGAATAAAAGAATCCAAAACCTATAGTCCCAGCTATACTCCAAAATAAAATATTCTCAAAATACTCTTTTAAAATT
This genomic window contains:
- a CDS encoding multidrug resistance efflux transporter family protein, with translation MNSKLIKYQNEPIYLLFVGLLAASFFSATFLINRSISLDGGHWYWSASLRYFYTLLFLSVGFIFLKGFRFYKAILKEYFENILFWSIAGTIGFGFFYSLICYAADFSPAWVVATTWQMTILASLFVLTFFGKKLSKKIWFFTLVVFIGVTLVNLSHFDLSNLDKLLLGSIPILIAAFSYPTGNQLVWERKIKKEQEGVNIHVLNNSFAKVFLLILGSSPFWLILYFFINPTPPSSGQFISVALVSILSGVVATTLFLYARNHANTTTKLMLVDATQCGSVFFALFGEVLFLDGSFPNTIGWLGLIITISGLLFLTKSK
- a CDS encoding HD-GYP domain-containing protein, which codes for MHIKNKVKYSFLLITILILMIFIANSIILYQINENEESKKNITKLILLQENMTSLTKDIIISQNEARLKQIETRFINYEKEFETLHYMLINDTQKDFIDYVLKDMHQEKSVLNQLNILATNEKQIETSFETLFQLQREKIKLNNEFIETYPLENRLRNKLEDFILEKKDFNLLKNFSDIKYYSKEVLFQKKSTQYLNKWLDKVDSLGVFLKNKDLESYKIVIKQLGENAINSKKLQLKQQSVQDKIYNSLKQNKNINEKIQNDIDLLSKEFLTTIRSFITFILFFTLAFIIYLSIKVNKNVALTVDEIEEKVQNGLKKIKKLNNEIEDTQKEVIFTMGAIGESRSKETGNHVKRVAEYSKLFALYYGLDKKEAEMLKMASPMHDIGKVAIPDAILNKPGRFDDNEREIMNTHAQLGYEMLKHSKRPLLKMAATISKEHHEKWDGSGYPNGLKEEEINIYGRITAIADVFDALGSDRCYKKAWDDERIFKLFKEEKGKHFDPKLVDIFFENLDEFLAIREKFKDTITTTSI
- a CDS encoding sensor histidine kinase, which gives rise to MNNLSIKKKLLIYNILIQIIILGVFSFSLYKTLEISSLDKIKSTLKIVLLDVVDDIIDHKDDLTKDIFHEEIEYKFKPLFIRLLQVDEKVTKINGTKFPDIFKYDINKLHSLKKDIIYFERNDTYVLSKMKITLDEKTYVVEVATDYRVLNSTFENLFYILIFIVPIILIFSIIGGYFLIHKSFLPIENILVSLKDISAKDLSKRLEINNNKKDEIDLLRQEINNLLSRLDNSFEKISQFSSDASHELKTPLTIIRGEIEIALRKDRDKDDYKKTLSTCLDEILSIQETVNDLLFLAKNEFSTENIDTVIYLDEIAIDSKKELENFAKTKDIQLILEINEPHEIKGEAKLLKIALKNIIKNAIIFSHDKSKVLIKNYILNDKIIIEVEDFGIGIDKNNLKMIFEKFYRVDKSRNKHSGGTGLGLSISEKIISLHNGKIEVESTENKGTKFKLLFHR
- a CDS encoding response regulator transcription factor; the protein is MKILIIEDDEKIVNFLKKGLQEESYSVDYSLNGDEGIYLASVNTYDLILLDIMIPIKDGIEVCKTLREEKINTPIIMLTAKDSIEDKVKGLDIGANDYISKPFSFSELLARIRVQLRNSNNLVSTTLQIADLKLDLLKKTVTRNEDKIILTAKEFSLLEFLIRNQNKVLSETVISESLSSLDDDNISNIINVYIYRLRNKIDKPYEKKLIKTIRGMGFKISDE